The sequence CATATGTCCCAGTTATATCAACAAAGGGCCCCTCTTTGTCAAGCTCTGGCAAAATTTTTGCCTCGAAGACAAATTCGCTTTCAACTGGAACCGGAATTCCATTGAGGTCTACAACCTCTAAGGGCTTTCCAAATGCAATCTCGCTCATAGATGACGCAATGCTGAGCTCACTAACTCCATAAGGCGGGCTTGTCGCTGCCGCTAGGAGGATATGGATTGGATTGCCAACAATTATTCTAACATCAAGCTCTTCACTGTGTTCTGCCTTATCCTTCCACATTGCATACAGATGCCTAGGAACTAATCTAACAGTCCCGGTTTTTTCATCTCTCACCATTGTTCTGTGATATGAAAGGTTTACAAATCCATTCTCATCCTTTGCTATGTAGATCGCCGATGTAAAATACTGCCCCCCATCCTTTGGAAAGTAATGCGGAACCGGCAACTCTTTGAGGGAGAAATCTTTTGTGGAGTTCTTAAAAAATTCAGCAGTTTTTGCCTCTTTATATGGTCTAGGATTCTCTATAGCTTCCATTATGAAATGAATGAGCTCTTCCCTTTTTATGCCGAGGTACCTTGCTATTCTCTCCCGCGTGCTCCATATGTTGCCTGCAACTTCCCATCCATCGACATCTTTAAACAGAACGGGCTTAGTTTTATGCTGAAGAAGATAGCTCGTTATCTCGAACTTTTTACTAACGGGCTTCTCAACGATAATGAGCTCATCATGAAACTGGTTTAATATCTCCTGTATCATGACACCACCCATTCAAACTCTGCTTGTATCGTGATAAACTTTTTGGAGGTTTTCATTTTTTCGTGTCTATTTTTGAATATTTTTCAAAATGATAGAGAAAGAGCTATAAAGGGGGAATTCCAAAAATTTCTTTTGAGTTGCTATGAAGACCGTGGTGTTGAGAATCCCGGATAAATCTGCACTGGTGTATATTGAGAAGGCCGATCCTAAGATATACTTCATGATATACGAGGAGCTAACTTACCGGAAAAGTTTCGGCAAATGGGAGAAGCCTGAGAGCCTATACGACCCTCACACAAAGTCCTTCCCCGTGGGATTAATTCCCCGTGTAAAGAAGCTTTTAAACTCAAAAGGATATAGAATTAGGGTAATTGACGAAAGAAAAATTGAAGGAGTAGAGATAAACGCAACATGGAACGAAGAGTATAAGCTAAGAAAGTATCAAGAAAAAGCCGTTAAAAAAGCATTAAAATCCGGTATGGGAGTCTTAGCGTTACCCGTGGGGAGTGGAAAAACAATAATAGGGCTGAGAATTATCTATGAACTTAACCTATCAGCCCTCGTTGTTGTGCACACCAAGGAACTTCTTTATCAGTGGGCTGAGAATATAAGGCGAGTTCTCGGAATTGAGCCCGGACTTGTAGGGGATAACAACTGGATAGAAAAGCCGGTGACGGTGGCTATGATACAAACCCTTCTCTCTAGGGGGGTTGATAAGCTCCAGCTCCCATATGCGGTGGTTGTATTTGATGAATGCCACAGGACTTCTGCCGCAGAAAAGTTCTATGAACTTGGAATAAGCCTCCCCCAGAGATTTAGGTTTGGTCTCTCTGCAACTCCATGGAGGAGAATTAAAGGAGAAGAGCTAAAGATAGAAGGGGCGATAGGACCAATAATCTATGAAGTTAAAGCCGAAGACCTGATAAAAGAAAAGTTCCTGGCAAAGCCAAGGTTTAAGGTAATTGAATATGAATCCTCCATGCCGCCGTTGGCAGAGCGCTACAAAGAGCTTTATGAAGAAATAATCATGGAAAATGAAGAGAGAAACAAGGCTATAGTTGAGACTGCATATAAGCTTGCGAAACAAGGCCATCGTGTCTTAATAGACGTCAAAAGGATTGAACACGGAAAGATCCTTGTGGAGATGCTTAAGAAGAAGGGCATAAATGCCGAGTTTTTGAGCTCTCAAAGTCCAAACAGGTGGGAGATTTTTGAAAAGTTCAAAAATGGCGAGATTAACGTTTTGGTCTCTACGCTATTGAAAGAAGGGGTAGATATCCCAGAAATTTCCGCTATAATACTAGCTGGCGGAGGGAAGAGCGATATAATGACAATTCAGACAATCGGGAGAGCGCTAAGACCTAAAGGTGGGAGCGGTGCTGTTATAGTTGACGTGAAAGATGAAGATCCACTGCTCTTTACTCACTTCATAGAGAGACAAAAAGCCTTGAGGCAGTACTATGGCAGGTACTATGACAAGGAGCTCGAGAAGCTCATAAAGACGTGAACCAGTCTTCAAAAATGCTCGCTGTTATTAAGTGTTGGGCAAACCTCTCAAAGAATTCTCTTTTTGCCTTTTCAACTGCATAAGGATCTTTTTCAAAGAATATTTCATCGTACTTAACTTCCCACAGGACGAGGTTTTCTGGGGGGGCAGGAGGGAGCTTTTTGTCAACTTCCTCTTCCAGCATTCTTTTCACTTCTTCTATTGAGAGAGCGCCAGAGGCGCAGAGCTTGAGAGCCGTTATAATCCTTCTCACCATTTCCCAGAGAAAGCTCTCCCCCTCAACTTCAACTGTAATTACCTTTCCCCTTTGGAGTACTTCAATCCTGTCTATCTTTCTTATAGGGTTTTTATCCTCCTCAAGCTTAGCAAAGTTTGAGAAGTCGTGAACTCCCACAAAAATTTCAGCACAAGATTTCATTTTCTCAATATCAAACCCCTCATTGAGGAGGTAGTATCTATACACCTTTCCTTTGCTCCAGAATCTTGGATGGAAATCCTCTGGAACCTGTGCCCTCCCTAAAACCCACACATCTCTCAAGTGATGATTCAAAATTCTCGGAGACGTTAGTTCAGGTTTGAAAGTGTTAAACGCAACAACGTTTCCAAAGGCAGAAACCCCTCTGTCAGTCCTTGAAGCCCCCTTAAAGTTGGCATCTTTGGGGTTTTCAATTATTCCGAGCTTAGTTAATACCCTAATTATCTCGGCTTCAACGGTTCTTAAGTTGGGCTGCCTTTGAAAGCCGTAAAACCTCCTCCCGTCGTAGGCAATTTTCAAAGCTACCCTCATGATTGGAAATTTGAGTGGGGCTATAAAAGGGTTGTCCGTCTTATTCTCTTTACAAATATCAAAGTCAATATGTCTATATATTCGAGTTTGTTCCGGAATGTTTTTGGAAATTTGACAACGAAAATAGGATAAAAGCTAAAACCCCTACTCCTTAAAGAAAATTGGGGGTGACAAAATGGTGACTGAGATCGATATAGAGACCATGGAGTGCTTAATCAACTTTGATATCATGTTTACATTTGCAAAGAAATTTCTCCGAGAAGGGAGGTCTTTTTAACTCCCTTTTTAAGAGAAAGGGAAGAAAATCAGAGAAAACTCCCCTTGTAGAAAGGCCTTAGGAAAATCTCAAATGCCGCTATCGGCATCTCTATTCCCCAGTTTTCGAGCACCTGTGGATGGATCTCTCCTATTATCCCAACGCTCTTCCCATCAACTATTATCTCTCCCACTCTACCGGGAATAAAAGAGCCGTGTTCTATTTCTTTGAGCTCGTATTCAGCACCAAGATGGCGCATTAGGCTGTCGAGGATTTCTTTTGCTTCTGTGAAGGTTACTTTGGGATGAGCAAGGGCAACGGCAAGTTTGCTCTCGCTGACAGTCTTTGTTTCTCTGCTTTCGTCTATGAGGGTCACCTTACCAACCTCAAAGATCTTCTGAGGATATTCCTCATGGGTATTCTGGCTTAGGAATTCCATCAGGCTTGGAAGGAGCCATTTTCTCAACGCAGACCATTTCTGGCTTATAGGATTCTCTATCTCCACTATTTCCTCCTCTGAAATGTTCATTTTGTCAAACTGGGCTTCCTTATTCGTGAGGTTGAAGGTCATAACCTCTTGGAGGCCAAAGCCAACCATGAGATCCCTCACAGCGTTTTCAAACTCTATAAAATCGTCTCCCTTCCCTTGAACGGCAAGCTTTGGCTCTTCTGGAACAATGTTGTTGTATCCGTATGCAATGAGGACGTCCTCCAAAACGTCTCTTGCATGCATTATGTCGTCTCTAAATGCTGGATACTTCAGCTTTGCCTTTCCATCAAAGATTTCAACCTCATACATCATGCGCTCAAGTAGGTCTTTTATTTCCTCATCGCTGAGCTCAACTCCCGTAAGTCTTTTGATGTAGCCAAGATCAACTTCGAACTCCTTGGGAGTCAAGTCGGGAGTTTCTATCTCGAAATCCTTGTAAACTACCTTGACGCTCCTTATTTTTCCGCCACGCTCAGCTAAGGCAGTTACAATTACATTCAAAGCAAGCATGATCTTGTTAAGATCCCATCCCGTGATGTCTATGAAGATGCTCTTGGTCTCTTCAGTGACCTTCCCATGGGTTTCGGAGTTTATAACCGGAGGCATTGAGAGAACGTTTCCTTCCCTGTCAACAAGCAATGGATAATAGATCTTTCCTTTAATCAAGTGACCGTATTCCTTCCCCTTTTCGTGCTCCTCAAGTATCTCATCAGCACTCATTTCTCGGTCGCTGTTTAATGGAATAAATCTTATTTTATCTGGCTCAACGGCTTTGTAGTAGAAAGGAGGCTTGAGCTTATCGAAGTCGAACGTTCCTATGGCAACTTCCCTTCTTCTCCTTCCAAAGGTGAGCGCCACTTTCTCCTGAAGCTGGATTATCTGTCTCAAGGCTTCTTCATCAAGTTCAAGGTTCTCAACTATGGCATAAACTCCATAGGGTCTTATATCTTTCAATTTTTCATCAACATAGACAACAACGTCGCTTTTTTCGATTTTATATTTCGGCAATCCCTTTGCCATTCCAAGAGCCCATTTTACCTGTCTCGCTATTCCCTCGGCACTCCACAAATCAGGCCTGTTCGTATCTTTGGCATCTGCTTTGAAGTATATCTTACCTTCGTGCTCCCACACATCGTCAAGCTCGCATTTTGCGTAGAGGAATAAGTCTTCCCACTCTTCGATCGTAAATTCTTTCCCAATTAATCTCTCCAAGTCATGCTTGGCAACATCGAACTTCGGCATATTTACACCTCCACCGGAACAATGTAGATAACCTTTTTAGTTTTGCGAGACATATAGACTTTTCCCTTTTGAAATTTTTAGCGATTATGATCATCTTGCTCTCATGGATTTCTTCTTTGTTATCCAACTAAAAAAGTTTCGTGAAAGTTTATAACAAATTCGTTACTCTTTCCTTTTCCAAATTAATGTACATTAATGTTCTGGACATTACAGTATGGTACCAACTAATAACTGCTCTGATTGATATATTAGCTTTGCTAAAAGAAACATTTTTGTATATTCACCTTTGGTTTAAGAAACGATTTTAAAAAACAATATTTAATATAACATTGAACACATTTGGAGGGATGTACAATGTTGTGGGAATCAAGACTCCCCATAAACCAGGTTTTTGAGTTGAGATGCAGAACCATAGACTACTTCGGTGTTGGTGCTATAAACAAATTCTATGACATTGCAAAGGACTTGAAAGAAAACAGAGACATTGATAAAGTCCTTCTTGTCACAGGTAAGAGCTCATACAAGAAGTGCGGCGCTTGGGACGTTATAAAGCCCGCCCTTGAGAAATACGGCATTGAATACGTTCACTACGACAAGGTTGGCCCGAATCCCACCGTTGACATGATTGACGAAGCTAAGGAGATGGGTGTAGAGTTTGGTGCTCAGGCTGTCATTGGTATTGGCGGAGGAAGTCCAATCGACACTGCAAAGAGTGTCGCAATCCTCTTAGAGTACCCAGACAAAACCGGTAAGGACCTTTATGAATTTAAGTTCAAGCCAACAAAGGCCAAACCTATCATAGCAATAAACACCACACACGGTACCGGTACTGAAGTTGATAGATTTGCTGTCGCATCCATCCTCGAAAAGGAGTACAAGCCAGCCATAGCCTATGACTTCATATACCCACTCTACGCTATCGACGACCCCGCCCTTATGACAAAGCTCCCAGCTAACCAGACGAGATACGTTACAATCGATGCCCTCAACCACGTAAACGAGGCAGCCACAACAAAGGCAACAAACCCATACTCAATTCTCCTTGCGCAAGAGACTGTCAGGTTGATCTCAAAATACCTACCTGCAGCTCTTGCTCACCCAGAGAACCTCCAAGCTAGGTACTACCTCCTCTACGCATCAGCAATAGCTGGTATATCCTTTGACAACGGACTCCTGCACTTCACACACGCTTTGGAGCACCCATTGAGCGCTGTCAAGCCAGATCTCCCACACGGACTTGGCCTTGCAATGCTCCTCCCAGCGGTGGTCAAACACATCTATCCAGCAACAGCTGAAATACTCGCGGAGGTATACAGACCAATAGCCCCGGAGGCGAAGGGATACCCAGGAGAAGCGGAATTCGTTGCAAAGAGAATCGAGCAATGGCTCTTCAGTATAGGAATCAAGGAGAAGCTCACAGACGTTGGATTCGGAGAAGATGACATTGACAAGCTAACAAAGCTTGCGATGGAGACCCCTGGGCTAGACGGTCTCCTAGCAATGGCTCCAGTCGAAGCAAATGAAGACGTAATAAGAGCAATCTACAGAGACTCACTCTATCCACTGAGCGAGTGATTTCTCCTTTCCCAATTTTCATTTTAAAAAATTGGAAAGGCTCTACCAGATTAATTTGGCTTCTCTCAACCACTTTAAGTCATAGCTAAAGAGGTATCTTATGTCGTCTATTCCGAGCTTGAACATAGCTAACCTGTCGATACCGATTCCCCATGCAATTACTGGCACGTCTATTCCAAGCGGTTTTGTCATCTCTTCTCTGAATATTCCCGCTCCCCCGAATTCCACCCATCCGAGCTCTTCGTGATAGGCACTCATTTGAACGCTCGGCTCTGTGAAGGGGTAATAATCCGGAAGGAACTTAACCTTCTTTGCTCCAGCGATTTCAACTGCAAACCTCTTCAAGATTCCGAGGAGGTGTTTGAATGTTAAGCTCTCATCCACAACGAATCCATCAACTTGGTTGAACTCGATTAGATGTGTTCTGTCCAAAACGTCTGGCCTAAAAACTCTTTGAATAGCGAAGTACTTACCCGGTATTTGGACACCTTCGCCAAGCTGTCTTGCACTCAGGGCGGTTGCATGGGCTCTGGGCATTAAAAGCATAGCCATTCTTGGATCCCACTTGTACCCCCATCCTCTTGAACCCGTTGTCCATCCGTGTTCATGAGATGCCCTAACCTTCTCCACAAGCTCCTCATCCGGGAGAGAGCCATATTTTGGATACTTCAGCTGATAAGTATCCGTCCAATCTCTCGCTGGATGATTCTGTGGCTGGAACAAAGCATCAAAGTTCCAGAATTGAGTCTCTATTAGGCTTTCTGCAGTCATCTCAATAAAGCCCATCTCTATAAGTTTTCTCCTTATCTTATCGAGGAAAACCCTATAAGGTTGCTTTTTGCCAGGATAGACTCTCCTCACAGGGGCTTGAATGTTAAAGCGTTTGAACTCAACCTTTCTCCATTCCCCACTCTTTATGAGCTCTGGAGTTAAAACTGAGACCTCTTCCTTGAGCTCAAGACCACTCCCAGCGAGTTTCATCCCTTCCTCTGTGATCTCTACCTCTCTCTCCGCCTTAGTGTCTTCTTCCCCAATTTTTCTGCTCTTCAGCTCCTTAATAGGGATGAGCTTTTCAAGCTCTTTTGCTTCAACTTCCCCTTTTTCTGCAAGGATTTTCAATGCTTTGTCAATTGGTCTCTCCTCAGAAATCGCTGTTCTTCCCTTTTCAGTGACCTCAAGAACGAGCTTTCCATCCTCCTTTCTAACATTCGCCCATCCTTCTCTCCTTAAGATTCCAACGATAGGCTTAAGCTCATCCTCACTCAGTACTTCCTTTAACTCATCAAGAGAAACTTTGCCTCTCTCAACAAGCAGTTTCAAGGCTCTCCTTTCTGGAAGTCCAATTTTTGCATATTTTCTCCCTAGTTCTGTTATTCTTACGATTCTCTTCTGTCTTTCATGGAGCTTTGCAAGCCCCTTGCTCTGGAGCCAGAGAACGGCTCTCATTACCGCTACCTGGTCAAGTCCGGTCTCTTTAACTAGGTCTTCAAATTTCGCCTTTTTTAAATCCCTGAGCTTGATGAGAGTTAATTTTTCTTGATAGCTTAATTCCATTATCAACCCCCCGAAAGAAGTCTCACAAGACTTACTTAAAAATTGCGGTGGTAAAGATAAAAGGGTTAGAAGAGTCAGTGCTTGTGGGGGAAGAACACAACCTTACCCGTTTTTCCAGCACGCATGAGCTCAAAAGCTTCCTCAAACTTATCGAATCCCTTGTACTTGTGCGTGATTATCGGGTCTAAATTGAGCTTTCCGCTTCTAAGGAGGTTAGAGACGGTGTACCAAGTTTGCCATAGGTGCCTTCCGGTAATTCCATGAACTTCCAATGCCTTGAAGATAACGAGGTTGTTAATGTCGAATGTGACTTCCCTCGGGAAGAGACCCAAAAGACTAACCCTTCCCGCCGGCGTAACCGCCCGTAACCCCTGCTCAAGGGCCTTTGGAGCACCACTGAATTCAAGAAAAACGTCAACTCCATTGCCATCTGTTAGGTCTTTCACTTCCTTAACAACATCCTCTTCCATGGGGTTTATAACCACATCAGCACCCACTTTTTTAGCCAGCTCTCTTCTGAAGTCACTCGGCTCGCTTACTATTACCAGAGAAGCCCCACTTGCCTTCGCTACCGTTATGCCTAGAAGACCTAAGGGTCCAGCACCGGTTATGAGAACAGTCTTACCTGAAATTGGCCCAGCTAAAACTGTATCGACGGCATTACCCAAGGGCTCCTGGAGGGTTGCGTATTCTGGGGGAATCTCCTTTGGATTTTTCCATGCATTCTGGGCTGGGACTATCGCATATTCCGCAAAGACACCATCGGTGTCTACTCCAAATATTTTAGTGTTCTGACAAACATGGTAGTTGCCGGTTTTACATTGGTAGCATTTTCCGCAAACTATATGCGTTTCTGCAGAGATGTAGTCGCCTACTTGAATGTCATCCACTCCTTTTCCAACTTCCACAACCTCTCCAGCGACTTCGTGACCCATTATCTGGGGGGGTTTTATTCTGCTCTGTGCCCATTCATTCCATTCATAGATATGGAGATCGGTTCCGCAGATGCTAGTTGCAAGAACCTTGATGAGGACTTCCCCTTCTTTTGGCTGTGGAACATCAACTTCAACAAGTTCAGCACCGTAAGCGGGCTTAGTTTTCATGATAGCGGTCATTTTTTCGCCCATGGTTACCATCTCCACAGGTTTTTTAACATTAATATCTTCATTGTTTTGTGATATAAAGCTTTTTGTCCCCATAAAATACTTGGCAGTTGGCTTCTTTTTTTCAGAAGGAAAAAGCGAAATTAAGCAACAAAAGGTTTGAAAAAGTTGTGAAACCACCAAAAATTTTAAATACCACCATCATCACAATTAAGATTGCAGATACTTGCTTGGTGGTGTCTGAATTGGAGGATAGGAAATTTGGAAAGAGAAGGATGGACAGAGGAGGCTCAAGACTGCCTCCAGTTAAAGTTGGAGAAAGATACAAGGTAAGGATAGAAGCCCTTGGAAAAGGTGGAGATGGGATAGCAAGAGTTAAGGGCTTTGTGATTTTTGTCCCTAACACAAAAGTGGGGGATGAGGTAGAGATTGTTATAAATTCCGTGAAACAGAAGTTTGCATTCGGAGAAATTATTGGTTGATTCTTTTCCTTTCTTCCCCCCTTATACGAAAATCTTATATTTCATTTTGTAATAGAAGTAGTGTACCTATCACTGCGATGATTTAGCAACTTTGTCACTGATTTAAAGATTGATTATCAAGGAAGTGTGAGTAATGCCGGTTATAATCGTTACCGGGAGAGGGGGAGCTGGTAAAACCACAACCACTGCAAATCTAAGCGTGTATTTTGCTCAAAAGGAGTATAGGACTTTAGCTATAGATGGTGATCTCTTCTTGCCCAATCTCGGCTTCCATTTTGCTTTGGAGAATGTCAACTATACTGTCCATTCCCTTCTCAAAAATCCCGAAGTTGATCCGGAGTGGGCAATCTACAAACACGCAAAGACTGGAGTTAACGTGATGCCCGGTAGTACTAGGCTGCAGGATGTAATAGGTATATCACCCAAAAGATTAAGGGATATCGTCGAGCAGATGAGGTATAAGTTTCCGGTGGTTTTTGTTGATTCTCCCACTGGAATTCCCTTTGATACCCTTCCAACTTTTGAAGTTGCTGACTATCAAATAATAGTTGTTGAAGTTGAAAGATCACCGATTTATTCCTTTGAAACAATGGTGGAGAATGAGATTAACAAGCTTAAGGCAATAGGCGAGGAATATGGGTTAAAGATTGGGGTAGTGCTAAACAAGGTCAGGGAATCGGAAGATGTTATAGACCACATAATAGACGAGATCACTGAAAACGTTGGCCTGCCGGTTGTTGGGGTAATACCATTTGATGAATATGTTCCAGAATCCATAAACGTGGGGATCCCAGTACTTGCATATAAACCAAGAAGCGATGCGGCTATAGCGTTTTATGAGGCCGGAGAGATATTAGAGGAATGGATATTTAAGTAAGGTTAAAAAGATCTGAAATCTCTTTTGGGGGTAGGGAGATGAACTTGGAAGAACTTATCGAAAAGGTAGCCAGTGGAGAAATTAAGCTTCACCAAGTGGAAAAATACACCGGAAGCAAAAGGCTTGCAACTGAGATAAGAAGAAAAGCCCTTGAGAAAAAATTGGGGATATCCCTCAAAAACATCGGGCATTACTCTATCGACCCCGAGGAAGTTATTGGGAAGAACATAGAAAACATGATTGGGGTTGTCCAGATACCAATGGGAGTGGCCGGGCCCTTAAAGATAAATGGTGAATATGCCAAAGGGGAGTTCTATATTCCCTTGGCGACAACTGAAGGAGCATTGGTTGCAAGCGTTAATAGAGGGTGCTCAGCTTTAACTGCCGCAGGCGGTGTGAAAACAACCATAATCGACGACAAAATGACAAGGGCGCCTCTTTTAAAATGCCCCGATGCAAGAAGGGCTAGAGAAGTTGCCCAATGGGTCGAAGAAAACCTCGAATATCTCCAAGAGAAAGCGGTTTCAAAAGTAACTAGGCATGGAAAGCTTAGGGGAGTTAAGCCATACATCGTCGGCAACAATCTCTATTTGAGGTTTGAGTTCGAGACAGGCGATGCCATGGGAATGAACATGGTCACGATAGCAAGTGAAGAGATAATGAAGGTTATCGAAGAACACTTCCCGGATGTTAAGTACCTAGCCCTTTCTGGAAACCTCTGCGTTGATAAGAAGCCCAACGCAATGAATTTCATCAACGGAAGGGGAAAAACAGTGATAGCCGAGGCGATCATTCCAAGGGAGATCGTGGAGAAAAAGCTCAAGACAACGCCGGAACTCATAGCGGAAGTAAACTATAGGAAAAATCTCGTAGGCTCAGCCCAGGCTGGAAGTTATGGATTCAACGCCCATTTTGGAAACATTGTGGGGGCAATATTCTTAGCAACTGGCCAGGATGAAGCCCAAATAACCGAAGGCTCCCATGGAATAACCCTTGCAGAGGTCACTCCTGAGGGGGATTTATACATAAGCATAACAATGCCGAGCCTCGAAATCGGAACAGTGGGGGGAGGAACGAGAGTTCCTACGCAGAGGGAAGCATTAAGCATCATGGGCGTTGCTGGCGGTGGAGAGCCAGCAGGAACAAATGCAAAGAAGTTTGCGGAGATTGTTGCAGGTGCAGTATTAGCGGGAGAGCTCTCTTTGTTGGCAGCTATAGCGGCAAAGCACCTAGCAAAAG comes from Thermococcus litoralis DSM 5473 and encodes:
- the hmgA gene encoding hydroxymethylglutaryl-CoA reductase (NADPH); this encodes MNLEELIEKVASGEIKLHQVEKYTGSKRLATEIRRKALEKKLGISLKNIGHYSIDPEEVIGKNIENMIGVVQIPMGVAGPLKINGEYAKGEFYIPLATTEGALVASVNRGCSALTAAGGVKTTIIDDKMTRAPLLKCPDARRAREVAQWVEENLEYLQEKAVSKVTRHGKLRGVKPYIVGNNLYLRFEFETGDAMGMNMVTIASEEIMKVIEEHFPDVKYLALSGNLCVDKKPNAMNFINGRGKTVIAEAIIPREIVEKKLKTTPELIAEVNYRKNLVGSAQAGSYGFNAHFGNIVGAIFLATGQDEAQITEGSHGITLAEVTPEGDLYISITMPSLEIGTVGGGTRVPTQREALSIMGVAGGGEPAGTNAKKFAEIVAGAVLAGELSLLAAIAAKHLAKAHKELGR